In one Aeromicrobium erythreum genomic region, the following are encoded:
- a CDS encoding PhoX family protein has translation MTISPERPLLPVVPLAGDVEGCSPTAPCASGRAAMTCLYRCGDACSHDAPNTSSNETFADVMAQVASRRGVLRAGAVIGAATAATAAFAGPVAAAPVSLPAAQGGPASTTVKKGPFGLRFRPVAPNTADALTVPEGYTQDVVIRWGDPLFKDSPRWSPTTQSGAAQRRQFGFNNDFLALLPLARGTQLLVANHEYTTEEMMYPGYDPANPTKEQVETSWAAHGLSVVTVQETRSGSLKPVVGHRLNRRFHTQSRFVLTGPVAGHALVRTKADPKGRTVLGTLNNCSGGTTPWGTWLTAEENFNQYFANAAQVSDPTTAQRLARYGVSGNATTRQWEKFDERFDLTVEPNEVNRFGWIVEIDPYDPTSTPRKRTALGRFKHEAAQPRITKDGRVAVYMGDDERFDYLYKFVSRDKVKKGTSRAAKRHNDTLLDHGTLYVARLTGDSPSAQIDGSGTLPKDGEFDGSGAWIPLVSGDRSFVQGFTAEEVLLFTRLAADQVGATKMDRPEDVEPSPVSGKVYVALTNNSNRGASGKAGPDEANPRKANKNGHVLELTERRNDSASTRFEWNLLLVCGDPSDPSTYFGGYDKSQVSPISCPDNVAFDRHGNLWISTDGNALGSNDGLFGVAVEGRDRGLTRQFLTVPFGAETCGPVVQRKRVLVCVQHPGEKDGATADAPASHWPDGGTSLPRPAIALVRRKDGGDIGA, from the coding sequence GTGACGATCTCGCCCGAACGCCCCCTGCTCCCCGTCGTCCCGCTCGCCGGCGACGTCGAGGGCTGCTCCCCCACCGCCCCCTGTGCGTCCGGCCGCGCGGCCATGACGTGCCTCTACCGCTGCGGCGACGCGTGCTCGCACGACGCGCCCAACACGTCGTCGAACGAGACCTTCGCCGACGTCATGGCGCAGGTCGCCAGCCGCCGCGGCGTGCTGCGCGCCGGTGCCGTCATCGGAGCCGCCACGGCCGCCACCGCCGCGTTCGCCGGGCCGGTGGCCGCCGCCCCGGTCAGCCTGCCTGCCGCCCAGGGCGGTCCCGCGTCGACGACCGTGAAGAAGGGCCCGTTCGGTCTGCGCTTCCGGCCCGTCGCCCCGAACACCGCCGACGCCCTCACCGTGCCCGAGGGCTACACGCAGGACGTCGTCATCCGCTGGGGCGACCCGCTGTTCAAGGACTCGCCGCGCTGGTCGCCGACCACCCAGAGCGGTGCCGCCCAGCGCCGCCAGTTCGGCTTCAACAACGACTTCCTCGCCCTGCTGCCGCTCGCGCGCGGCACGCAGCTGCTCGTGGCCAACCACGAGTACACGACCGAGGAGATGATGTACCCCGGCTACGACCCGGCCAACCCGACCAAGGAGCAGGTCGAGACGTCCTGGGCCGCGCACGGCCTGTCCGTCGTCACCGTGCAGGAGACCCGCTCGGGCTCGCTGAAGCCGGTCGTCGGGCACCGCCTCAACCGTCGCTTCCACACGCAGTCGCGGTTCGTGCTGACCGGCCCCGTCGCCGGCCACGCGCTCGTGCGCACGAAGGCCGACCCGAAGGGTCGCACGGTGCTGGGCACGCTCAACAACTGCTCGGGCGGAACCACCCCGTGGGGCACGTGGCTGACGGCGGAGGAGAACTTCAACCAGTACTTCGCCAACGCCGCGCAGGTCAGCGACCCGACGACGGCGCAGCGCCTCGCCCGCTACGGCGTGTCCGGCAACGCCACGACCCGCCAGTGGGAGAAGTTCGACGAGCGCTTCGACCTGACCGTCGAGCCGAACGAGGTCAACCGCTTCGGCTGGATCGTCGAGATCGACCCCTACGACCCCACGTCGACGCCGCGCAAGCGCACCGCCCTCGGCCGCTTCAAGCACGAGGCCGCACAGCCGCGCATCACGAAGGACGGTCGCGTCGCGGTGTACATGGGCGACGACGAGCGCTTCGACTACCTCTACAAGTTCGTCTCGCGCGACAAGGTCAAGAAGGGCACCTCGCGCGCCGCGAAGCGTCACAACGACACGCTGCTCGACCACGGCACGCTCTACGTCGCCCGCCTGACCGGCGACTCCCCGTCGGCGCAGATCGACGGCTCCGGCACGCTGCCGAAGGACGGCGAGTTCGACGGCTCGGGCGCCTGGATCCCGCTCGTGAGCGGCGACCGCTCGTTCGTGCAGGGCTTCACCGCCGAGGAGGTGCTCCTGTTCACGCGCCTCGCCGCCGACCAGGTCGGCGCCACCAAGATGGACCGCCCGGAGGACGTCGAGCCGAGCCCCGTGAGCGGCAAGGTCTACGTCGCGCTCACGAACAACTCCAACCGCGGCGCGTCCGGCAAGGCCGGCCCCGACGAGGCCAACCCGCGCAAGGCCAACAAGAACGGCCACGTGCTGGAGCTGACGGAGCGTCGCAACGACAGCGCCTCGACGCGCTTCGAGTGGAACCTGCTGCTCGTCTGCGGCGACCCGAGCGACCCGTCGACGTACTTCGGCGGCTACGACAAGTCGCAGGTCTCGCCGATCTCCTGCCCCGACAACGTCGCGTTCGACCGGCACGGCAACCTGTGGATCTCCACGGACGGCAACGCGCTCGGCTCGAACGACGGCCTGTTCGGCGTGGCGGTGGAGGGTCGCGACCGCGGCCTGACCCGCCAGTTCCTCACGGTGCCGTTCGGTGCGGAGACCTGCGGCCCGGTCGTGCAGCGCAAGCGCGTCCTGGTGTGCGTCCAGCACCCGGGCGAGAAGGACGGCGCGACCGCGGACGCGCCGGCGTCCCACTGGCCCGACGGCGGCACCTCCCTGCCCCGCCCGGCCATCGCCCTCGTGCGACGCAAGGACGGCGGCGACATCGGCGCCTGA
- the map gene encoding type I methionyl aminopeptidase: MAIELRTPAQVDEMRAAGQFVGEVLTALVDAADVGVDLLDLDALAHRMIRERGAESCYIDYAPSFGRGPFGKVLCTSVNDAVLHGLPHRYRLKDGDLVSFDFACSVDGWVGDSAVSIVVGTPREEDLALIAATEEALAAGIDAARAGNRLGDISAAIGGVARSHGLLVNTQFGGHSVGRTMHGDLHLPNDGRPGRGVRLDPGLVVAIEPWFLQSTDEIVMDPDGWTIRSADGSRGAHSEHTIAVTDGDPVILTARA; this comes from the coding sequence ATGGCCATCGAGCTCCGCACCCCCGCCCAGGTCGACGAGATGCGCGCCGCCGGACAGTTCGTCGGCGAGGTCCTGACCGCGCTCGTCGACGCTGCCGACGTCGGGGTCGACCTGCTCGACCTCGACGCGCTCGCGCACCGCATGATCCGCGAGCGCGGTGCGGAGTCCTGCTACATCGACTACGCGCCCTCCTTCGGGCGCGGGCCCTTCGGCAAGGTGCTGTGCACGTCGGTCAACGACGCCGTCCTGCACGGCCTGCCGCACCGCTACCGGCTGAAGGACGGCGACCTCGTCAGCTTCGACTTCGCCTGCTCGGTCGACGGCTGGGTCGGCGACTCCGCCGTCAGCATCGTGGTGGGCACGCCGCGCGAGGAGGACCTCGCCCTCATCGCCGCCACCGAGGAGGCGCTCGCGGCCGGGATCGACGCGGCGCGCGCCGGCAACCGGCTCGGCGACATCAGCGCCGCGATCGGCGGGGTCGCGCGGTCGCACGGCCTGCTGGTCAACACCCAGTTCGGCGGCCACAGCGTCGGGCGCACCATGCACGGCGACCTGCACCTGCCGAACGACGGCCGGCCCGGCCGCGGCGTCCGCCTCGACCCGGGCCTGGTCGTCGCCATCGAGCCGTGGTTCCTGCAGTCGACCGACGAGATCGTCATGGACCCCGACGGCTGGACGATCCGCAGCGCCGACGGCTCGCGCGGCGCGCACAGCGAGCACACCATCGCCGTCACCGACGGCGACCCGGTGATCCTCACCGCTCGCGCCTGA
- a CDS encoding zinc-dependent metalloprotease family protein, producing MRRRASVVVGVLVGAVLVTVPSAAQAAEPTVRTSGDDVTYTDPTLAGAETTRVRGVLREVVSEPAAPVSPGGDPHAGHDHTGGQPLLVLADGTHVPVDLDLDAPDVVGSPVVAELVDGPVLDAALDGTPTEPVQVRTAQVDTAEAAAARAPHRVYVAVVGNSGASVDSDATIQARVDGGTRWWSEESGTSFGTASTVRYDSALDATQRCGFANPWTLWSEAGRQFPDGTFDQPGNHLLVVVDDTCNGVGVGTVGRGMDDGGSSTQKESASIFTATFAHEVGHNLGLNHANLDSQDGQGGEYWDLYSPMGLAISSGQSLDPPALDTEYRAQLGILDTGEVELVGAGTSVTRTLSARGSSTGLRGVEVRSPDGTSHWVEYRSGGGRDARSYYRLEPNASVSGTRKYPRGVTVSTRATGSSGSTLLRPRADGTVAYGSRQAGQTYTAGDVSVRVDSISADSATVTVTNGPVLADLSASTPVVEGTARVGATLTAQPGTWTAGTTFAYQWRAGGTAVQGATASTFVPTKDQLDRTITVQVTGSRSGYRPATRESAATSAVAPGVLDAPTPTVEGSARVGSPLTGRVGSWTSGTTLTYQWSADGVDVPGATASTFTPAAAQLDDAITLTVTGAKDGYTTTSRSSQPTERVAAGATSAGTPTVTGTPRVGVPLGVDVGAWAPGTTFTYQWLADGAVVAGATGHTFTPGPMQQGARVTVTVTGARPGYDTASATSTPTDRVATGTQVAGTPTISGDPVVGRSLQVDPGTWASGTMLTYQWVADGSPVAGATTDTFTPGPAQRGARITVTVTGERSGYDTASATSEPTAAVAAGATVAGRPKVTGTAKVGVALGVDVGSWAPGTTFAYQWLADGDPVAGATTRTFTPGAATVGDRISVRVTGTRDGYETAWATSTPSAAVAAGTLAASTPKVSGAVVVGRRLSVVRGTWTSGTTFSYRWLANGTVVKGATASTFVVPRGLRGKRVTVQLTGRKSGYATLTRTSARTSPVR from the coding sequence ATGCGTCGTCGTGCATCGGTGGTCGTCGGCGTGCTCGTGGGCGCGGTCCTCGTGACGGTGCCGTCGGCGGCGCAGGCGGCCGAGCCGACGGTGCGCACGTCGGGGGACGACGTCACCTACACCGACCCGACGCTCGCGGGCGCCGAGACCACGCGGGTCCGCGGCGTGCTGCGCGAGGTCGTGAGCGAGCCCGCAGCACCGGTCTCGCCCGGCGGCGACCCGCACGCCGGCCACGACCACACCGGCGGCCAGCCGCTCCTCGTGCTCGCCGACGGCACGCACGTGCCGGTCGACCTCGACCTCGACGCCCCCGACGTCGTCGGGTCGCCCGTGGTGGCCGAGCTCGTCGACGGACCGGTGCTCGACGCCGCGCTCGACGGGACCCCGACCGAGCCCGTGCAGGTGCGCACCGCGCAGGTGGACACGGCCGAGGCAGCCGCCGCGCGGGCACCGCACCGGGTCTACGTGGCCGTGGTCGGCAACAGCGGCGCGTCCGTCGACTCCGACGCGACCATCCAGGCGCGCGTCGACGGCGGCACGCGTTGGTGGAGCGAGGAGTCCGGCACGAGCTTCGGCACGGCCTCGACCGTCCGGTACGACAGCGCGCTCGACGCGACGCAGCGCTGCGGCTTCGCCAACCCGTGGACGCTGTGGAGCGAGGCCGGCCGCCAGTTCCCCGACGGCACGTTCGACCAGCCCGGCAACCACCTGCTGGTCGTCGTCGACGACACGTGCAACGGCGTCGGTGTCGGCACGGTGGGGCGTGGCATGGACGACGGCGGGTCGTCGACGCAGAAGGAGTCGGCGTCGATCTTCACGGCCACGTTCGCGCACGAGGTCGGGCACAACCTCGGCCTCAACCACGCCAACCTCGACAGCCAGGACGGCCAGGGCGGCGAGTACTGGGACCTCTACAGCCCGATGGGTCTCGCGATCAGCTCCGGCCAGAGCCTCGACCCGCCGGCACTCGACACCGAGTACCGCGCGCAGCTCGGCATCCTCGACACCGGCGAGGTCGAGCTCGTCGGGGCCGGGACGTCCGTCACCCGCACCCTGTCAGCGCGCGGCAGCAGCACCGGGCTGCGCGGCGTCGAGGTGCGGTCCCCGGACGGCACGAGCCACTGGGTCGAGTACCGGTCGGGAGGCGGCCGCGACGCCCGGAGCTACTACCGGCTCGAGCCGAACGCGTCCGTGAGCGGCACCCGCAAGTACCCCCGGGGCGTCACGGTGAGCACCCGCGCGACGGGTTCCTCCGGCAGCACCCTGCTGCGTCCACGCGCCGACGGCACCGTGGCCTACGGGTCGCGCCAGGCGGGCCAGACCTACACGGCGGGCGACGTGTCGGTGCGCGTCGACTCGATCAGCGCCGACAGTGCCACCGTCACCGTCACCAACGGTCCGGTGCTCGCCGACCTCTCGGCGTCGACGCCCGTGGTCGAGGGCACCGCGCGGGTGGGAGCCACCCTGACCGCGCAGCCCGGCACCTGGACGGCTGGCACCACGTTCGCCTACCAGTGGCGGGCGGGCGGGACGGCGGTCCAGGGTGCGACCGCGTCGACCTTCGTGCCGACGAAGGACCAGCTCGACCGCACGATCACCGTGCAGGTCACCGGCTCGCGCAGCGGCTACCGCCCGGCGACCCGGGAGTCGGCCGCCACCTCGGCGGTGGCTCCCGGCGTGCTCGACGCGCCGACGCCCACGGTGGAGGGGTCGGCACGGGTCGGCTCCCCGCTCACGGGACGCGTCGGCTCCTGGACGTCCGGCACGACGCTGACGTACCAGTGGTCCGCCGACGGTGTCGACGTGCCGGGTGCGACGGCGAGCACCTTCACCCCCGCCGCGGCGCAGCTGGACGACGCGATCACGCTGACCGTGACCGGCGCCAAGGACGGCTACACGACGACGTCGCGCAGCTCGCAGCCGACGGAGCGGGTCGCCGCGGGTGCCACGTCGGCCGGCACCCCCACGGTCACAGGCACGCCGCGGGTCGGGGTACCGCTGGGCGTCGACGTCGGTGCGTGGGCGCCGGGGACGACCTTCACCTACCAGTGGCTGGCTGACGGGGCGGTGGTCGCGGGAGCCACGGGCCACACGTTCACGCCCGGCCCCATGCAGCAGGGCGCGCGGGTCACGGTCACCGTCACGGGCGCGCGGCCGGGCTACGACACGGCCTCGGCGACCTCGACCCCGACGGACCGGGTGGCCACCGGCACCCAGGTGGCCGGGACGCCGACGATCTCGGGCGACCCGGTCGTCGGCCGGTCCCTGCAGGTCGATCCCGGCACGTGGGCGTCCGGCACGATGCTCACGTACCAGTGGGTGGCCGACGGCTCGCCCGTCGCGGGCGCCACCACCGACACCTTCACGCCGGGCCCGGCGCAGCGCGGTGCGCGGATCACGGTCACGGTCACGGGCGAGCGGAGCGGCTACGACACCGCGTCGGCGACGTCGGAGCCGACGGCCGCGGTGGCGGCGGGTGCCACTGTCGCCGGACGCCCCAAGGTCACCGGCACCGCCAAGGTCGGGGTGGCCCTCGGTGTCGACGTCGGCTCGTGGGCGCCGGGCACGACGTTCGCGTACCAGTGGCTCGCCGACGGGGACCCCGTGGCGGGTGCCACCACCAGGACGTTCACACCGGGCGCAGCGACGGTCGGCGACCGGATCTCGGTGCGGGTCACCGGCACGCGCGACGGCTACGAGACGGCATGGGCCACCTCCACCCCCTCCGCCGCGGTCGCAGCAGGCACGCTCGCCGCGTCGACGCCGAAGGTGTCGGGCGCGGTGGTCGTCGGTCGTCGCCTGTCGGTCGTGCGCGGCACGTGGACGTCGGGGACGACGTTCTCCTACCGCTGGCTCGCGAACGGCACGGTCGTGAAGGGCGCCACCGCGTCGACGTTCGTCGTGCCGCGTGGCCTGCGCGGCAAGCGGGTCACGGTGCAGTTGACGGGCCGCAAGAGCGGCTACGCCACCCTCACGCGGACGTCGGCCCGGACGAGCCCCGTCCGCTAA
- a CDS encoding amidase: MTALHELDAHAMADAMAAGETTSVELVEHHLARVEQHDATLGAFVTVTADAALEAAHAADARRRSTSARDLPPFLGVPTAFKDLTPTAGVRTTLGSRLMADHVPDVDAHVVTLVQLAGFVSLGKTNTPEMGLSSYTDNDVVGPARTPWDPTRTAGGSSGGAAAAVAAGLVPLAQGSDGGGSIRIPSSCCGVFGFKPSRGRVSAGPTGSDWSGLSGDGPVARTVRDAAALLDAMAHPMPGDLRPLPEPAEPFAAWAARRPERLRIARWVDPYLPGVTASASSVQAWEHATDVLRSLGHEVVDVENPFPPALEPQFNVVWSSGMAAAPIPDAALDLLRPTTRYWLERGRTYSAAELARAIQFLEATTRDVVTSMAGFDAWLTPTLALPPQPVAWFTESGDPAEDHRRELDFTPYTAVYNMAGVPAASLPLSVVDGLPVGVMLAGRPGEDGPLLSLCAQVEQADPWHDRLPPGGR; this comes from the coding sequence GTGACCGCGCTGCACGAGCTCGACGCCCACGCGATGGCCGACGCGATGGCGGCCGGCGAGACGACCTCGGTCGAGCTCGTCGAGCACCACCTCGCCCGCGTCGAGCAGCACGACGCGACGCTCGGCGCGTTCGTGACGGTCACCGCGGACGCCGCGCTGGAGGCCGCGCACGCCGCCGACGCCCGCCGACGCTCGACGTCGGCCCGCGACCTGCCGCCGTTCCTCGGCGTGCCCACGGCGTTCAAGGACCTCACCCCGACCGCGGGCGTGCGCACCACGCTCGGGTCGCGGCTCATGGCCGACCACGTGCCCGACGTCGACGCGCACGTCGTGACGCTCGTGCAGCTCGCGGGCTTCGTGAGCCTGGGCAAGACCAACACGCCCGAGATGGGGTTGTCGTCGTACACCGACAACGACGTGGTGGGCCCGGCCCGCACGCCGTGGGACCCGACGCGGACGGCGGGTGGGTCGTCCGGTGGCGCCGCTGCGGCCGTGGCCGCGGGACTCGTGCCGCTCGCGCAGGGCAGCGACGGTGGCGGTTCCATCCGCATCCCGTCGAGCTGCTGCGGCGTGTTCGGGTTCAAGCCGAGCCGTGGTCGGGTGAGCGCCGGGCCGACGGGGTCGGACTGGAGCGGCCTGTCCGGGGACGGCCCGGTCGCGCGCACGGTGCGCGACGCGGCCGCCCTGCTCGACGCGATGGCGCACCCCATGCCCGGCGACCTGCGTCCGCTGCCGGAGCCTGCCGAGCCTTTCGCCGCCTGGGCCGCGCGACGACCGGAGCGCCTGCGGATCGCGCGCTGGGTCGACCCCTACCTGCCCGGCGTGACGGCATCGGCGTCGTCGGTGCAGGCCTGGGAGCACGCGACCGACGTGCTGCGCTCCCTCGGTCACGAGGTCGTCGACGTCGAGAACCCGTTCCCGCCCGCGCTGGAGCCGCAGTTCAACGTCGTCTGGTCCAGCGGCATGGCGGCGGCGCCCATCCCTGACGCGGCGCTCGACCTGCTGCGCCCGACGACCCGCTACTGGCTGGAGCGGGGGCGCACGTACAGCGCGGCCGAGCTCGCGCGGGCGATCCAGTTCCTCGAGGCGACCACCCGCGATGTCGTGACGTCGATGGCCGGGTTCGACGCCTGGCTCACGCCGACCCTCGCGCTGCCGCCGCAGCCGGTCGCGTGGTTCACCGAGTCCGGCGACCCCGCCGAGGACCACCGTCGCGAGCTCGACTTCACGCCCTACACCGCCGTCTACAACATGGCGGGCGTCCCCGCCGCGAGCCTGCCGCTGTCCGTGGTCGACGGGCTGCCGGTGGGCGTGATGCTCGCCGGCCGCCCCGGCGAGGACGGTCCGCTGCTCTCCCTGTGCGCCCAGGTCGAGCAGGCGGACCCGTGGCACGACCGGCTCCCCCCGGGCGGTAGGTAG
- a CDS encoding 2'-5' RNA ligase family protein has protein sequence MLQSVEALLDPVLDASVREEWARLLEAGLPSQARHTGSSNAPHVTLAVAERIGADVDARLAGAVPADLPALRLGGVLVFPGRSGRCVLARSVVVSAGLLDLHARLLDVVGDEPGVVAHVRPDAWTPHVTLAHRLDVGLLPAALAALDDVGREREGRVGGVRRWDPEAQETWLL, from the coding sequence GTGCTGCAGTCCGTGGAGGCCCTGCTCGACCCGGTGCTCGACGCGAGCGTCCGCGAGGAGTGGGCGCGGCTCCTCGAGGCGGGGCTCCCCAGCCAGGCCCGGCACACGGGATCCTCGAACGCCCCGCACGTCACGCTCGCCGTCGCCGAGCGGATCGGTGCCGACGTCGACGCCCGCCTCGCCGGCGCCGTGCCGGCAGACCTCCCGGCCCTGCGACTCGGCGGCGTGCTGGTCTTCCCCGGGCGCTCGGGACGCTGCGTCCTGGCTCGTTCCGTCGTCGTGTCCGCCGGCTTGCTCGACCTGCACGCACGGCTGCTCGACGTGGTCGGCGACGAGCCCGGCGTCGTCGCGCACGTGCGCCCCGACGCGTGGACGCCGCACGTCACGCTCGCGCACCGCCTCGACGTCGGCCTGCTGCCCGCGGCGCTGGCGGCGCTGGACGACGTCGGGCGAGAGCGCGAGGGCCGCGTCGGCGGCGTGCGTCGCTGGGACCCCGAGGCGCAGGAGACCTGGCTGCTCTGA
- a CDS encoding rhodanese-related sulfurtransferase, translating into MAVPKVILFYVFTPVPDPDAIRVWQLSLAGSLGLRGRVIVSSHGINATLGGDLDALKRYVRGLREYAPFRGADVKWSAGRALDDGVTTALFPRLSVKVREEVVTFGAPDELAVDAHGVVGGGEHLSPEALHALVEAEDVVFFDGRNRIESEVGRFAGAVRPDVETTREFVELLDSGAYDDLKDRAVVTYCTGGIRCEVLTPLMRSRGFQRVYQLDGGIHRYGEAYGDTGLWEGSMYVFDARTTVEFSPDAKVVGRCDTCGTPSRDVVDCADPACVRQMVRCPACTAGSAVCGR; encoded by the coding sequence GTGGCCGTGCCGAAGGTGATCCTGTTCTACGTCTTCACCCCCGTGCCCGACCCCGACGCGATCCGCGTCTGGCAGCTGAGCCTCGCCGGGTCGCTGGGGCTGCGCGGCCGGGTCATCGTGTCCTCCCACGGCATCAACGCGACCCTCGGCGGCGACCTCGACGCGCTCAAGCGCTACGTCCGGGGCCTGCGCGAGTACGCGCCGTTCCGCGGTGCCGACGTGAAGTGGTCGGCGGGACGCGCGCTCGACGACGGCGTCACGACGGCGCTGTTCCCGCGACTCTCGGTCAAGGTGCGCGAGGAGGTCGTCACGTTCGGCGCGCCCGACGAGCTGGCCGTCGACGCGCACGGCGTCGTCGGCGGCGGCGAGCACCTCAGCCCCGAGGCGCTGCATGCGCTGGTCGAGGCGGAGGACGTGGTCTTCTTCGACGGCCGGAACCGCATCGAGTCCGAGGTCGGGCGCTTCGCCGGCGCCGTGCGTCCCGACGTCGAGACCACGCGCGAGTTCGTCGAGCTGCTCGACTCCGGCGCCTACGACGACCTGAAGGACCGAGCCGTGGTCACGTACTGCACGGGCGGCATCCGCTGCGAGGTGCTCACCCCGCTCATGCGCAGCCGCGGGTTCCAGCGGGTGTACCAGCTCGACGGCGGCATCCACCGCTACGGCGAGGCCTATGGCGACACCGGGCTCTGGGAGGGGTCGATGTACGTCTTCGACGCCCGCACCACGGTCGAGTTCAGCCCCGACGCGAAGGTCGTGGGCCGCTGCGACACGTGCGGCACGCCGAGCCGCGACGTCGTCGACTGCGCCGACCCGGCGTGCGTGCGGCAGATGGTGCGCTGCCCTGCGTGCACGGCCGGGTCGGCCGTCTGCGGTCGCTGA
- a CDS encoding TIGR03086 family metal-binding protein codes for MSTPAADHRHVAAGFTAVADAVADWDAPAPVEGWAARDVVEHLVTWLPAFLAAGGVALGTADPRPADPAEAWRDHADAVQALLDAPDADRPFTHPHVGTHPLDQAVAQFYTADVFMHTWDLARTSGQDVELDPDRCAAMLAGMAPIEDMLRGSGQYGPAVPVPDDASVQDRFVGFIGRDPAWAPRA; via the coding sequence ATGAGCACACCAGCCGCCGACCACCGGCACGTCGCCGCCGGGTTCACCGCCGTCGCCGACGCGGTGGCCGACTGGGACGCGCCCGCGCCGGTCGAGGGCTGGGCCGCTCGCGACGTCGTCGAGCACCTGGTCACCTGGTTGCCGGCGTTCCTGGCCGCCGGCGGCGTCGCGCTCGGGACGGCCGACCCGCGACCGGCCGACCCCGCCGAGGCCTGGCGCGACCACGCCGACGCGGTGCAGGCACTCCTCGACGCCCCCGACGCCGACCGACCCTTCACCCACCCGCACGTCGGCACGCACCCGCTCGACCAAGCGGTCGCGCAGTTCTACACGGCCGACGTCTTCATGCACACGTGGGACCTCGCCCGCACCAGCGGGCAGGACGTCGAGCTCGACCCCGACCGCTGCGCCGCCATGCTCGCCGGCATGGCGCCCATCGAGGACATGCTGCGCGGGTCCGGCCAGTACGGCCCGGCCGTTCCCGTCCCCGACGACGCGTCGGTGCAGGACCGGTTCGTCGGCTTCATCGGCCGCGACCCCGCCTGGGCCCCTCGCGCCTGA